A genomic region of Tsukamurella pulmonis contains the following coding sequences:
- the rpmI gene encoding 50S ribosomal protein L35 has translation MPKNKSHSGTSKRFKLSGSGKVLRQKAGRRHLLEHKSSRVTRRLDGVAEVAPADVRRVKKLLGK, from the coding sequence ATGCCGAAGAACAAGTCCCACAGCGGTACCTCGAAGCGCTTCAAGCTCTCGGGGAGCGGCAAGGTCCTGCGCCAGAAGGCCGGCCGTCGCCACCTGCTCGAGCACAAGAGCTCGCGCGTGACCCGTCGCCTCGACGGTGTGGCCGAGGTCGCGCCCGCCGATGTGCGTCGCGTCAAGAAGCTGCTCGGCAAGTAA
- a CDS encoding TrmH family RNA methyltransferase translates to MADHSQRPADQLFTERTPRVVAASKLLRAAGRRKAGLFLAEGSNAVTSALEAGLVDELFVTEEGAERYPELLTARVAYVTDRAMRGLSDTVTPPGIVAVCRALPQAVVPDGARLVAVPVDVAEPGNAGTVIRVADAVGADAVLLAGDAVDPMNGKVVRASAGSVFHLPVVQERDAAAAIVQLKDSGLTVLATAADGEVSLDDADDLLAGPTAWLFGNEAHGLPGQLQALADHRVAIPIRGRAESLNLATAASICLYASSRVQNRG, encoded by the coding sequence TTGGCAGACCACTCGCAACGACCCGCGGACCAGCTCTTCACGGAGCGGACCCCGCGGGTCGTTGCTGCATCCAAGCTCCTGCGCGCCGCCGGCCGCCGTAAGGCCGGACTGTTCCTCGCCGAGGGCTCCAATGCCGTCACCTCCGCGCTCGAGGCCGGACTCGTCGACGAGCTCTTCGTCACCGAGGAGGGGGCCGAGCGGTATCCGGAACTGCTCACCGCACGCGTGGCGTATGTGACCGACCGCGCCATGCGGGGGCTGTCGGACACCGTCACCCCGCCCGGGATCGTGGCGGTCTGCCGGGCGCTGCCGCAGGCCGTCGTGCCCGACGGTGCGCGGCTGGTCGCGGTCCCCGTCGACGTCGCCGAGCCCGGCAACGCCGGCACCGTCATCCGGGTCGCCGACGCCGTCGGCGCCGACGCCGTGCTGCTCGCGGGCGATGCGGTCGATCCGATGAACGGCAAGGTCGTGCGGGCCTCGGCCGGATCGGTCTTCCACCTGCCGGTCGTGCAGGAGCGCGACGCCGCCGCCGCGATCGTGCAGCTCAAGGACTCGGGCCTGACGGTGCTCGCCACCGCCGCCGACGGCGAGGTCTCGCTCGACGACGCCGACGACCTGCTCGCCGGCCCCACCGCCTGGCTGTTCGGCAACGAGGCCCACGGCCTGCCGGGACAGCTCCAGGCCCTCGCGGACCACCGCGTCGCCATTCCCATCCGCGGCCGCGCCGAGTCGCTCAACCTCGCGACCGCAGCGTCGATCTGCCTGTACGCGAGCTCGCGCGTGCAGAATCGGGGATAG
- a CDS encoding recombinase RecA, whose product MSENPNSSPEPDTLERLVAESPSIEVISSAWMLLMSAAAEKLGLTSAEGDEAGFDPRESPHFDLDEARRLITALAGLTTASVEYLGPHAGPYRDGLKSLQLAFREYSSYPDEPGQGPGEKYTGPVYS is encoded by the coding sequence GTGAGTGAGAATCCGAATTCGTCCCCCGAGCCCGACACCCTGGAACGCCTGGTCGCGGAGTCGCCGTCGATCGAGGTCATCTCGAGCGCGTGGATGCTGCTGATGAGCGCGGCGGCGGAGAAGCTCGGCCTGACGTCCGCGGAGGGCGACGAAGCCGGCTTCGACCCGCGCGAGAGCCCGCACTTCGACCTCGATGAGGCGCGACGCCTGATCACCGCGCTCGCCGGACTGACGACCGCCTCGGTCGAGTACCTCGGGCCGCACGCAGGCCCGTACCGCGACGGCCTCAAGTCGCTGCAGCTCGCGTTCCGCGAATACAGCAGTTACCCCGACGAGCCGGGGCAGGGCCCGGGCGAGAAGTACACGGGACCGGTGTACAGCTAA
- the infC gene encoding translation initiation factor IF-3: protein MKTARNETRAPIQGGPISTETRTNGQIRVPEVRLVGPGGEQVGIVRVEDALKLAYEADLDLVEVAPNARPPVCKIMDYGKFKYEAAQKLRESRKNQQLTVIKEQKLRPKIDDHDYETKKGHVVRFLEQGSKVKVTIMFRGREQSRPELGFRLLQRLGADVAEYGFVETSAKQDGRNMTMVLAPHKGAKTRAKAQQDKEAPAARPAAPEASAE from the coding sequence GTGAAGACCGCTCGCAACGAGACACGAGCACCTATTCAAGGAGGCCCCATCAGCACTGAGACACGCACCAACGGTCAGATCCGCGTTCCCGAGGTCCGACTCGTCGGCCCCGGCGGCGAGCAGGTCGGGATCGTGCGAGTTGAAGATGCGCTCAAGCTGGCGTACGAGGCTGATCTCGACCTGGTCGAGGTCGCGCCGAACGCCCGCCCGCCCGTGTGCAAGATCATGGACTACGGCAAGTTCAAGTACGAGGCGGCGCAGAAGCTGCGCGAGTCGCGGAAGAACCAGCAGCTGACCGTGATCAAGGAGCAGAAGCTCCGTCCGAAGATCGATGACCACGACTACGAGACCAAGAAGGGTCACGTCGTCCGGTTCCTGGAGCAGGGCTCCAAGGTGAAGGTCACGATCATGTTCCGCGGCCGCGAGCAGTCGCGTCCGGAACTCGGTTTCCGTCTGCTGCAGCGCCTCGGCGCCGATGTCGCCGAGTACGGCTTCGTCGAGACGTCGGCGAAGCAGGACGGGCGCAACATGACCATGGTCCTCGCCCCGCACAAGGGTGCGAAGACCCGCGCCAAGGCGCAGCAGGACAAGGAAGCCCCGGCGGCGCGGCCCGCCGCGCCCGAGGCTTCGGCCGAGTAG
- a CDS encoding acyltransferase family protein: MVTMRFLPARAAVLDGTPDARDRAIDVARLASLLVVMFGHCVLLLATVTPSGVWVGNTLGAQPALQPITWVLQVMPLFFLAGAASSAYGLKPGTPWGGWLLARAQRLARPVFWYLAFWTLALGATRMLLGESSAARLGGESVALLWFIGVYLLVLAFVPVLMRCSAGALAGIVTGLLAAAALVDGARLATGAIEWGFPNFLIVWLIPVVIGVAYARRMIPVPAALVVAALAFAGAVAAVVLGPYDVPLVVTGTETFSNTTPPTFLLGLHCVWVSLLFVAAAPAIGRWARNPRVWYPVAVGNGGAMTLYLWHIPAIAVAAFSLHSVGIDAVDPAQPGFWGVMALRAAVFAVVMLALFVLLSPLEHRPLPWWDARVGASGERGALVGGLVCAAGAAALLMAKEGLGSSTGWQALAVFLSALVLARAAASSGVGRPDQAPSLTRTVVAGRGEAPSDA, translated from the coding sequence ATGGTGACCATGAGATTCCTGCCCGCCCGCGCCGCCGTCCTGGACGGCACCCCGGACGCCCGTGATCGGGCGATCGACGTCGCCCGCCTCGCGAGCCTCCTCGTCGTCATGTTCGGCCACTGCGTGCTCCTGCTCGCCACCGTCACCCCGTCGGGCGTGTGGGTGGGCAACACCCTCGGCGCGCAACCCGCGCTGCAGCCGATCACCTGGGTGCTGCAGGTCATGCCCCTCTTCTTCCTCGCCGGCGCGGCGTCGTCGGCCTACGGGCTGAAGCCGGGAACGCCGTGGGGCGGGTGGCTCCTCGCCCGGGCGCAGCGGCTGGCCCGGCCCGTGTTCTGGTACCTCGCCTTCTGGACGCTCGCGCTGGGCGCGACGCGGATGCTGCTGGGGGAGTCGAGCGCCGCGCGCCTCGGTGGCGAGTCCGTCGCGCTGCTGTGGTTCATCGGCGTGTACCTCCTGGTCCTTGCCTTCGTTCCGGTCCTCATGCGGTGTTCGGCCGGCGCGCTGGCCGGGATCGTGACCGGGCTGCTCGCCGCGGCGGCCCTGGTCGACGGTGCGCGGCTCGCGACCGGCGCGATCGAGTGGGGATTCCCGAACTTCCTGATCGTGTGGTTGATCCCCGTCGTCATCGGCGTCGCCTACGCGCGGCGGATGATCCCGGTGCCGGCCGCGCTCGTCGTCGCGGCGCTCGCCTTCGCGGGGGCGGTGGCGGCCGTGGTTCTGGGCCCGTACGACGTGCCGTTGGTGGTCACGGGCACCGAGACGTTCTCGAACACGACGCCGCCCACGTTCCTGCTCGGCCTGCACTGCGTGTGGGTGAGCCTGCTCTTCGTCGCGGCCGCGCCGGCCATCGGACGCTGGGCCCGGAATCCGCGGGTCTGGTACCCGGTGGCCGTGGGCAACGGCGGCGCGATGACGCTCTACCTCTGGCACATCCCCGCCATCGCCGTCGCGGCGTTCAGTCTGCATTCCGTCGGCATCGACGCCGTCGATCCGGCCCAGCCCGGCTTCTGGGGGGTGATGGCGTTGCGCGCCGCGGTCTTCGCGGTGGTGATGCTCGCGCTGTTCGTCCTGCTCTCGCCGCTCGAGCACCGGCCGTTGCCGTGGTGGGACGCGCGCGTCGGCGCCTCGGGAGAGCGCGGTGCGCTGGTGGGCGGGCTGGTGTGCGCCGCCGGCGCTGCCGCTCTGCTCATGGCGAAGGAGGGGCTCGGCTCGTCGACGGGGTGGCAGGCCCTGGCGGTCTTCCTGAGCGCGCTGGTCCTCGCCCGGGCCGCGGCGTCGTCGGGCGTCGGCCGGCCGGATCAGGCGCCCTCGCTCACCCGCACCGTCGTTGCGGGCAGAGGCGAGGCACCGTCGGACGCCTGA
- the rplT gene encoding 50S ribosomal protein L20 codes for MARVKRAVNAQKKRRSILEASKGYRGQRSRLYRKAKEQQLHSLTYAYRDRRARKGDFRRLWITRINAAARANDLTYNRLIQGLTLAGVEVDRKNLAEIAVSDPAAFTALVEIARKALPADVNAPVA; via the coding sequence ATGGCACGCGTCAAGCGCGCAGTGAACGCTCAGAAGAAGCGTCGTTCCATCCTCGAGGCCTCGAAGGGCTACCGCGGTCAGCGGTCGCGCCTCTACCGCAAGGCCAAGGAGCAGCAGCTCCACTCGCTCACCTACGCGTACCGCGACCGTCGTGCGCGCAAGGGCGACTTCCGCAGGCTGTGGATCACGCGTATCAACGCCGCCGCGCGGGCCAACGACCTGACCTACAACCGTCTGATCCAGGGCCTGACCCTGGCCGGCGTCGAGGTCGACCGCAAGAACCTCGCCGAGATCGCCGTCTCCGATCCGGCCGCCTTCACCGCGCTCGTCGAGATCGCCCGCAAGGCGCTCCCGGCCGACGTGAACGCGCCCGTCGCGTAA